The sequence AATACCCGGTCCAATGTGAAAGGGGCTCAAGCACACTCAACGCCTCCATTAGatgaggtggagggagagagagagaagtgggacACAGTTACTGGATGTGCACCGCCAAGGCCTCCCTGAGAGGGGACAGCCACACATCCACCCTGCCTAGGGTGTGAATCACCTGAGCCCTTTCCTTCTGGAGTTCCCCAGAGCCGGCACCGCCTCTGAACTGTCTTGGGCGTGAGTGACAAAGCACTCCTGTAGCTGACATTAATCAGAATAGCTGCCCTCTCATGCATCCTTCacacttcctttcttttctaggTTTGATGACCCATGGGCTCCTGTCTTCTATTCTGCTGAGATTACGGCTGACCGCTTTCATTTACCCATGCACATTCTTACTCTTTTTGAGTTCCCCatcctcccccccacccacccacccaccgtgTGATGGATGCATTTGTCCATCTGCTCTACTGAGTCCTGAAGGATTGGCATTTGGGTAAATGTCGCGCACAAGCCAGAGGCACATTTGGTAGTCTCTCAAGCTGcatccagcccccagaactgtcaTATTGAATCATAGGAAATATAACCCTATGCCCCCAGGTCAATAGCAGAGTCCCCACCATGACGCAGCCCAAAGGCTCCGGTGCAGTAATACCAGTCTAAAATGTTCCATTGGTAGATGATCAGACCATTAAACTGTAATTAGGTAGTTATAATTATTGAATATCGAACTGCATTATTATAGTAGAAGTTGTGGCTCTCACGTTTTATATCTCATCTGGGATCAAATTAGTAGCCCATTTCAGTCTCTGGGCATTGAGTAATAGCTGCTGATCTGAGGAAAATTCGATTAAAATTGCCAGGTGAGAAGTTTGATAGAAGCGTGGACACTTCCCTAGtggaaaatagaaatttatatgACATTGTTGCACAGAGACCTCGAAATTACAGCTGTGAAAGGCCTTTTGAAAACCAAAGTCCTACTTTTGGCctctaaaacacaaacaaaataaaatgataacagTTACCataaaattttcttgttttgaaacAGGCTGTATCGGAAGGATGAGTATATAAATACCTGAGAGGCagaattctgtttctgtttaggtCTATCTAAATAGACGAATAGGTACTTGGGGGGAACTGGGCTAACTAGTTGTTTGCAGGAATTTATGATGAAATCTTGATGGTTTTTACTGCAGCTCTTCCTGATTTTAGCAGCTAGCCCACCCAGGTGGGAAAGCTGAATTATCGCATTGAATCTGACAGTAacctctcctttcccttttgtgttctcctttcttttcagaaCTCTCTTCACTCCCAAGCCATCAAAAAGCCAAGATGTTGGTGTTACTGGCGAGTATCTTTGTGGTCCACATCGCCACCGTCATCATGTTATTTGTTTCCACCATTGCCAATGTGAGTCGCAttcttctgttcattcattcatttggaagTTATTTGCATATTTACATAAAGTGCTACACAGGACGTTTAATCCATAATCCCTGCCCTTTGTGAATTTACAGTTTagtcatggaaaaaaataaacacatacttGCACTTCAAACAACTAAGTAACAAGTGTCTACATGAGTGATCCCGCCAGGCTGGAGAATACAGCCAGGCTTCTCAGTGGAGGTGGAGCTTGGAGGACGGGTAAATGGGTGGAGTTTCTCTCTGCTAAAGATGCAGTGTGAAAGGAGCATGGGATGCCTTCTAGGTGTGCCGGCCCAGGAGCCCAGCAGGGGGGGACAGGCTTTGTTCAGGGCATAATGAGGACACCTGCGCGGCAGGGCAGAACTTCCCTTCCTCCTGGGGACCTTGATTAGAAGGAGAAATGGGAGTGAGATCATAAGACACTTTGGTGGCCCGACCGCCAAATTCAAGATCTGGCCTGAGAGTAGCATGTGAGAGTGGAATTTTGCAAGATTAACCTGATTCCCCTGAATTAACTCAAACAAAACAACCTAAAAATATGGAGGTAGCAACAGGCTCTTCTCTCTGAACCTTGGGCTACTCTGACCTCTAGTGGTAGTGGTGCATTGTgcttttctcagaaaaaaacaagACCGCTCCTTGGACCTAAAAACCAAGGCCATCCATCACTAGACAGACAAAGATGGTTCCAGAACCTGTTTAGGTCCCTGTTACAGTTGAAGGATAAATGGGTTTTAGAGTTCAGAGTTTTGCCAACATCGGTGGGTATAATTATAGGCAAGGCTAATTGAAGCATCACTGTGATAAGCCAGAACGCTCACCCACGTGGCCTCCTCCAGACGCTAATTTAGCCATTCTGTTCTGTATGCTGCCCTCCAAGTCTCTCAGGATAACAGGTCCGATAAACAACTTCAAACTGTATTCGTGGATGCTGAGTGCTGAATATCTGAATTATCAGCTTCTGATATGGGGCTGGACACAGAGTTGTTTATTAAATCAAGAGCAGGCAGGCGATTTGACATCCTGGCCCCGCTTTTCCAATAGCTCTCATTTTAACAGACACTCTGTGTAGACAGGGCTGGGTGTTTGTTTTCCATCCCAGAAGGATAACTGTTTTGCTGGCACCGTGGTGAGCCGCGGGGAACACATTTTGGTCATTCTTCTACTTTCAGCTGCCGCTGCAGGAAGCCTGTGGCTACACTATGTTATTATGGAATTACTTTGCATGTTGTGACGATCAAGGTTTATCTTTCTGTTTAGATGAAAGTGGCTTATTGATCACCCGGCTATTTTCTTCGTTGTCCTTTatgtttcttacttttttccagttgaacatttttccttaacttttttcccctctagcCAGGCCCTTCCACGAAACAATCTTGGTAGGGTGTATGAATTGTGCCTCCTTAAAACCAatttcctcgggcttccctggtggcacagtggttgagaatccgcctgctgatgcaggagacgcgggttcgtgccccggtccgggaagatcccacgtgccgcggagcaactgagcccgtgagccatggccgctaggcctgcgcgtccggagcctgtgctccgcaacgggagaggcctttCTTAGAGCCTTAGAATTTTAAACCGCGATGGTTGaattacttctttccttttttttttttttttttttttaaagtgatgagggATGCGAGGCCCAGAGAATGAGGTGACTTTTCCTTGGTCAcacattcttctctctcttttttcttgggaCCTTTGTGACTTCAGTTTTAGTGAGACCTTATTTCCACGAAGAGATGAAAATAAACCATGTTTATGGCTCAATATGGAGTCTTGGTTAAGATGTGGTCCTGACACAAGGTGATttgttgtttcctttcctttcaaagcAGGGGGTTagtttttaaacaactttttatttctttttaaaatttacttcaaaaaatttttactggagtctagttgatttccaatgttgtgttagtttctgctgtacagtaaagtgaatcagttatacatatacacatatccactcttttttagatgcttttcccgtataggtcattacagtgtactgagaagagttcctttatttccttttgatttcaggTCTGGATGGTTTCAAATGCTGGAACAGGATCAATAGGTCTTTGGAAAAACTGTACTTCCTCTGTTGTCTGTGAGGATTTGCTGTACAGCGGAGAAGGTGCGTACAAAGATACTGTACTCAGTGCTGACGGTTCGTGCGCTCAGGGAAATGGCCAGCCCCCCGGGGACTGGGAAGCCTAACACCCTCACTCcccccaccctgtgtccacaGATGCCCTCAAGGCAGTGCAGGCCTTTATGATCCTGTCCATCATCTTCTGCGTCATCTCCCTCGTGATCTTCGTGTTCCAGCTGTTCACCATGGAGAAGGGCAACTGCTTCTTCCTCTCCGGGGCCACCATGCTGGTGTGCTGTGAGTATCCGCTTCCCCAGAAAAAGCTTTCCCGTAGATCTCACCATGGGCGCCCCCGGCAGCTTGAACAGCTGAACCCCTGGGGCAGTGAAACCGCCTTGTACAATTTATGCTCTTTGGGAGAACCCCTGATAGCTGCCTGGAATAAGAACCCCCGTCGGCTTCATTGTTTAAACCTGGGCTCCCGGGCAGCTACCAAGTGGCTGGAGTCCGCCCTTCAGTGGCACTTGTATACAGGACCCCTGAAGGGGGCAGGGGACGTGGGATTCCTTGGAGAGATGAAACCGCTGCCAGAATGCCTGCAACGATGGCCATTTCCACTCTCCTGTCGGTCTTCCCCGAGACACGCAGTTTGGTGGAAGGCGTGTTCTTCTGCATACCTCAGGCAGCCTCCCCTTGTGTGCTGGGGTCCAGATGGGAAGGCTGAGGGGTGGACCCGAGATGCTGCGTTTCAGCCACCCAAACCAGTGCAGATGTGAGAACTCGAACACCTCTGATTGGCCAACACAGCCATCAAGCTTGGTTTGGGGCCAATCGACAGAACTACCGTTGGAGGTCAAATTTCAGATTTCATTTTCCCATCGCTCATGAGGGAAATAGGCTCTTCCTAAGGTTATAAAatctttttcttggttttcatGTTAAGAAACCAAACCAACCGCTAATCGTCGTTTCTCGCCTGCAGGGCTGTGCATCTTGGTGGGGGCCTCTATCTACACACATCACTATGCCAGCCCTACAAAAGGGAACGGGGACAGTCACCACGGCTACTCCTTCATCCTGACCTGGATCTGCTTCTGCTTCAGCTTCATCATCGGCATTCTCTATCTGGTCCTGAGAAAGAAATAAGGCTGAACACGTTATCGGGgatctggggggtggggtggggaggagggggtcctTGAATCTGGGAGAGGAGTGGAAGTTGCTAAGCAGGAAAAACCAAGAGAGGgaattggggggaggggcaggcaggggggaggggctgaAACCCAAACATGACAGAGGGGGTCCTGTACTGTGCAGCCCCTGCCCCGCGAGAAAGccgtgggctgggctgggtgctCCCTGGATGCAGGCCAGAGggcctccctccagcctccagcctccagcctccagctACATACACTGCCTGGGGCCCCAGCAGCTGCCACATTGCTGGCTCCACTTCCGAGGGTGAATTCAGTCTTCAGACCCACTGCTCCTAGTTAACATAGCGGTACAAGTTCCGGCAAGGGCAGATACTGTTCCTGTGCAGAATACGCCAGGCTTGGAAGCCATCCTGCCCTTCTGACCCAAAGCAAAACAGCACCATCTGAAGGGCCCTGTGGGAGGACTTTGGCCAGTGAGCCATTATCCCTCGTTGGAACAGAGATTTAGCTCCGTGGTATTTGTGACAAAATGGGAGGAAGAGAGATAGTGATTAAGGCTAAGTTGGTGGGTTAGCTAAACTGAGAAAGAGAACTTTTCACAGTGGAAGGCCTGGGGCGTGGTCAGAACCCAGACTAGACCTCACACAGCTGTCCCTCGTGGAGACCTCTTGCTACAGACTTGGCTTGGCCTCTCCTTTAAAGCCAAGGCGGCTCTCTGGAGTTTCTGTAAAGCCACTAAAGACCAATTCAGTGGTGGAAGCACCACACAAATTATGGGAAAAAGGGACAGTCTTATAGCAGGGTTATGTTAGAGTCATGTTATTAGGAACCTCTCTCCATGCAATCAATGTTTGTCTTAAGTATATAACGTGAGAGAGATGGACAGAGACCCGTGCAACACAATCTGTTACTCTCCCTCTAAATTATGCACTTTTGAGGAAGTTTTATCTAATTAGCCACGTTGGGGACCAGGGCTCCCTAGGCTCAAAGACAGCTCTAGCTTTGACATGAGCTGGAGGGGTTGCCTTTCAGAGGTCCTGCCTATCCCACAACACAGGCGAGGCAAGACAATTCTGGAAGCTTCTTAAAATACacacaaaccaaaaccaaacaacaaatccTTGGATGAAAGGTGCTATATCATTGTCAAGTATTAAGCATACTGGATTTCAGTCACAATAAGAACAGAGTGTCTGTGCTtccaggaaaataagaaaatttccgtgaaagaaataaaaatataggtgatgggcagatattttc is a genomic window of Kogia breviceps isolate mKogBre1 chromosome 12, mKogBre1 haplotype 1, whole genome shotgun sequence containing:
- the EMP1 gene encoding epithelial membrane protein 1 — protein: MLVLLASIFVVHIATVIMLFVSTIANVWMVSNAGTGSIGLWKNCTSSVVCEDLLYSGEDALKAVQAFMILSIIFCVISLVIFVFQLFTMEKGNCFFLSGATMLVCWLCILVGASIYTHHYASPTKGNGDSHHGYSFILTWICFCFSFIIGILYLVLRKK